From the Papaver somniferum cultivar HN1 chromosome 2, ASM357369v1, whole genome shotgun sequence genome, the window TATCCAAAGTAGTTGTGACTGAGAAATTTCTATATCACTCTTCCAAATTGCATTAGTTCCTAACTATTGCATACCAGACACGAATAATGTAATTTCAGTTTAATAGAGTATATGTTTTTTAGATTGTAATCTCAGTAAAATTGGTGGACGAATCGTTCTTTATGAGTATTAAACATAATGTTAAACGACGAAtaaaatatacacaaaaaaatCTACTAAATTATCGTAATTGTGGAAATCATAATCTAAATCTCTCAAAATCAAGCATAATATGTGTTCATTCTTTAAATGTAACAGATTCTCGTACACTCCGTTGAACTATTTTTGTTAGTGCTTGCCACAAAGATGAAGGATACCATTGTTTAGGATTTTTGGTGTCGATTTGACCTATTCATAATGTTTAATTGTCTACTAGAACCATACTTTATGGATTTTTGGGTGGTTGATCCATTTTCATTTAAAAATTTCATCACGGAGGATCTCTTTTTGCTTGCATAGCCAAATTTCTTTATGAAGTATCTCTTTATCAGTAGATATTCGATGGAATTATTTGCCTGCACAGCCAAATTTCTTTGAAGTATCTCTTTATCAGTAGATATTGGATGTAGATAAGAACCTTATGGTTAAAAAGGAAAACTGAACTTTAAATCAAAGTGCtctagacaaaaaaaaaagaaagaataaattAGCTAAATCGAGATTCTTCATTTTATCTTCTAGAACTTTGCGAAGAAATTATATAGTGAAAAACACATCTATCGGGTACAAGGCTCCTTTTAACTTTAAACCAAGATTCCATTGTATTATTGGGGTTTTCGGTACATTATTTTTTGGGCAGAGCACTTTGGTTGGTACATGcaagtcttcatcatcactcttTTAGAAACAAAAACTTTCAATCATTCATTGTGATTTATATGCCAAGTGTCAGTTAAGCGTAAGACCTTTAATTTAGTGAGTGGTGCACACCAGTTATCCTCCTTTCCTACTTCTTCATATATTTTCCGCGATGTGCATTTAACTGTTTTAAGTCCTGTTGTAAGTGCAACCTATCTTTAAGCTAAAATGCTCTTTTTCCAGAAAacgaaaataataatatatttctTTCTGTTCAACAATTACTCCTTACGAAAAGTGTGACGGAACTATGATGCATTTTAAGTCAATCTTTGGTGTataaaattgttttctttttcaaaactaAAGTGATATTAGCCCCACATCTTAATCTATCTTTGACTTAATAATCTTACAAGTTCCAAGTATACGCACAAATAATTCAGAATAAAATAAGCAGCAATTGACAAAAATGGGTTGAAGATTCCTAACATTTGAAAAAGTGAACTTTGTGGATATAATATATTTCGTATTATAAGCGGCCCAGCTTATAACTGCATGATTTCGACCTGAACTAGTTGCAATCGTTCATGTATTCATGCCTAGAAAAATCACTCTAAAAAGAACTAAACATTCTaaaaattgcatcatcttaaTCAGTTTTATCTGGAGTTTGAATGCGATGGCAAATAAATGAGCTTATTTGAAAGTGATGCTATTGCTATCCATCTAAACTATACATAAATTCATATATATCGGAGAAATACATGGTTCATAATCTTATAGTGATTCAATCCACAACTTTCCTATGAAATTTAAGAAGTACGCAACTTTCCGAATGCATCGCATACCTAATGCAAAAAAAAGGGACAAGACATGTGTCCGGTGTCCCTATGCTCTTGGGAAAGGACGTCAAAAGGCAAACCAACGTATCTTGTGGATTTCCGCATCCGAAAACTTAAGAATGACTCATTCCTAATTGACTCGACTCTGCTTTCTCTTTAGCTTGTGGGACTCCTCCAATGTTGCCGCAAATAATTATTACTCCataaataatgttttttttttgaaaataataaataatattcTTATTCTTAGAGTGTGCTATCCACCAAGAGTGATACAAAGGAGTGATATCAGAGATATACAGCTAATTGGGAAGAAAAGTTTGTAGACTCGTCTTCATTAATAAAATTCGTGACAGCCATCCGATTGATCAGTTTATTAATCCAAGGTTCATATACTATCATTCTTCATTTTCTACGAATACTGGTTTCTTCCGCGTGGAGTTACCACTCTTTTCTTATTCACAACTTCTCGGCACCAAATTCAATCAAATTTGAGATTCAAAATCACTATCCGGTACTCGTATAGATGATGACACGGTAATCTGTAGAGTCAGTAGCTCGTTTCATTTCCTTATATTAAGCACCGTCAGGcgtacaaaaagaaaagaaaatgacacTTCCGTTGCACATAAAGAATTGAAGCACATACAAGTATTGAAAGGATTTTAAGCTTCCCATAGATTAGACACCAGAATTGCTGATGCGAGAAAATCCAAAAATATGAACTTCAAGAATCTGACAGTTATTTTGCTGATTGGAGATGCCCAACGGCCACTACTTAAAGAAAACTTCGAGACCAGAGAAGGTAACATGAGCACCCCATGAAAAAGGAAGACCTATGCCTATAAGAATCCAAGGCGGGGATGACCGTTACATTACAAATGTACTACAGATCTTGAAAATCTGACTTTAGCAAGCAGAACTTTGGATCGGAACGCCAGTCAGTCAGAGCTGATACATGTTTGACATGTGTACGCACATGTTTCAGAAGACTTTTGGTTTGGCCCAGTAGCCTTATACTCTCCGGTCTCCATTTTGGAaggaaccattttttttttttttttttttttgggaccatgatttttttgaggggaccatgatttgattAGACCACCTttcctataattataaggggtatcctaaaAGGTGGAGATGACTAGTTTAGCTTTTTATCTAACTAAAATTATAACTAATCTAAAACTTCTTCTTCCTCTGTTctacaatttttctttttctcttcgtcatcaatttatgatcatctaaacctgatcttatacaaatctaatcaaaatcatcaaattttcatcgtcgattaatcaatcttttataaacaaacctatccataagtattttcccacaaacccattacttctaattcgtttttgattgaaattttgagccgtagtcatcaaaatatgttgaatttggaggttacaatagtaagttcggttaggataattttgaaaaagaccctagttttacaaccgaacttttaaaaatgaagaacacctcgactaagatttttttttttttttttgcctaaccGAAAACCTGAGTTCGGTTAagtcgcaaaaataatttcaaaaccgaactcttctctatATAGCCAAATGTTAAGTTCGGTTTAATCgcagaaaaaaaatcctaaccgaactttactctCGAAACCTATAATGTTCGGTtaactcgcaaaaataatttcaaaaccgaactcttctctatatagccaaatgttgagttcgatttaatcgcaaaaaaaaatatttggtgaacttaccgaactctgttgtttaaagttcggttacaacgtGGTCGAGTCGACTGAACCGAACAAAACTCTGTAAACTCAAGCAtagtagttcggttacatttgatttttcatcagctagccgaacaaacaaaaactccattaaagctctgGTTCGAGTGCCTGTaattttggatttattaaccgaactgcatctacagaaagttcggttacatgttcttcatataatataaccgaactttgttgacctggttgaaatttttttgttacaattttgattttgaagatattttaggccatttatagCAACATTCACTAAGTTACAAGCATACTTCGGTACCCAAAggatgttttttctccatattcacccatctcaaaataatttttttctccatcttcttcttctactatcACTTTAgtcactcaataattctacttcttttaaaaaaaacaatttattaatttaaccttaatcaatgattaatcacactaactaatcattataaAAAAAACTCAGGAGGATAATTTtgttattaatataaatatttagataaggggcgacctagaattacttctaatgccttacccaaaataaaacaatggtcctcAAAAAAAGGCTGGTCCCAAAAAACCGTTCTTTGACTCCAagccttcttttttcttttgacatAACCAggccttctttttctttttgttctctaCTTGTTATATACACTTGTATTGCTTCCTTCGATCAAAAGTGAAAAATCACAGACTACAGTACAGAAACTAGATCATTAGGGAGAGTGAACAGTTTAGTTCATGCCTTCCGTTGGCCATTGGTTTCTAAAAGTTTatacagaaaagaaaagaaaaaagaacaataGAGATGCTCAAAGTTTCCTTGGAGGTGGTTGGGATGTAGATAACAAGGGAGGGCAATGGTTTTTCTGGTTAGGTCTCGAAGAAACGAAGTTCCACCATGGCTTCTCTTTGTTTTGTGGAATACCACGCAACAGCTTTCGCTGATCCAAGAACTTTTAATGCATATTCAAACGCAAATATAGTATCATCTATACGAGCACCATAGCTCTCTCTACTTTTTATGTCCAATGCAACTTTTGAATCCATCCGGAAGCTGAACTCCCCAAATATCTGCACAATACATTAAAACCAAAAAGAAGTAAGAAAACTGGGGGTTCAAGGAAACTTTTAATAAGTACATCCATTTTCTCTACAAGTTTCTATTAGGAAACTAGGGTTCAAGGAAGCTTATACCTGTTGCTGGAGAGAAACTGTGATATCAGGGCAAATTGCCTGCACTGCTTGCATATCTAATGGTTTTGAGTTGTAAAGATCGCGTGCCAGATTCACAGACCCAGTCAGAAATTTGGAACCCGAGGGGAAATCCAGACGAGCATGTAGTCGCGTAAGGTCCAAGCAAAGCCTTTGAAAGTTCCCATGCTGAGCAGTACAAGAAATGGTTGCAAATAGATCTGCTAAAATGGCTGATTTGTTATCAGGACCACCACGAAAACTTATGCCACCAACGCTATGAGGCTCATCTTCTCCTTGTGATCCCACTGGGTTACCTCCATGAGATGCAGTAATCACCGTACCTACCAGTTGCATAATCAGTAATTTTCACAAAAGTTAGATTTGGATAGAGATTTATCATAACTTCAAGTTACTAGTGACAAGTTCATTTGTTAAATAAATTCAACTAAATGAATAGCCAAATTTAACTATGTAAGAGCATCCGTATCACTGGAGATTCTAATAAGAACCACTCTAAGATGTCTATAGAGCTGCTTGACACCAGAATTGACATCATTCAAAACTCAAAGTTCATGGGCCAAGTTATCTTTACAGCTTACCGATACATCCTGATGCTGAGATATGAGGATCAGAGAGAAATACATCAAAAGGTTGCACCATCTTCAGCTTGCCAGCTTTGCTTCTCCATACATCAACATTCTTCTTGAATGACAAGGCAGTCTTAACAGATAACCCAGGGAGTAGAACTTGTGGTATTTGATCAATTTGATTACCTTCAAATTGCTTGGGAGATCCACTATTATGGTGTACACATAAGTGACAACTAGTGCCAGAATTTGAAGCAACAGACGCAAAATCAACTTCCATCAGAAACGGCACATCCCAGTAGGTACCGTGCTTATCAACAAAAAGACCAGGCCATACTGCCTCTGCAGTTAAATTATGCTGCAGAAACAGAAAGAGCATAAAGAATTAAGCTCTACCCACAAGATGTCTGAAGGAAGAGATGGGAACAACATACACATGGATAGAAATTGAATGAACCAATAACAACCAGGCTCTATAAGTTTAGTGATGCCCAATGAATGTCATATAATACTCATAGATGCATACATACTACATTGCATAGAGCTTAACAGCAAATATTAGACATGGAGAACTGAACACACTTACCTTGTGGTGAAAAACTGCCTTATTTCGTCGAGACTTCTTATCACCACCACTTAATTCTGAACTCAAAAGCAACGTATCATCTGGTCCGATTGAGATCTCCGAGCACAGCCCAAGAGCATATAACGATTTGTCACAAAAATGTTTCCCTAAGTTCTTACGCCAAGAGGAGTCCTGTGGTTGCTGTTTTGAAATCTCCTTCATAGACGCTACTAATTTTTGTACATTGAACTGACCTAACATAGTGGCAAACCTGCATAGCTTTAAACAAAGATTATCATTTAAAATCAACTTTAGTGTGATGGAGATTTTTTCACCTTATTTTTGAGCTGGTCAAAAATAAGGTGGGTTTTGATAAGAAACAAAAAATCTCGAGCACTGATTAAACTTCAAACGCTAATGACTTGATATATTTCTAAAGGAATACGATTTGTGGACAGGTTGTTGGATAGCCTCGATCTTGACTGTAGGGTGTGCAACCATGAAGCCCAACACTCACATGTATTTAAGATCTCATTCCTTAAATGCCTCTTGGTCTCCCATAATTTGGCACATATAGCACCATTCTTGCCAACAGAAGGACATTTCAAGACATAAAATTCACCTTTCAAACTGAATGACTGCTAATCAATTTCCAAACTAGACGTTCGGCGCCAATATCTTTACTTAGTGAACGAGATTCCTTACTGAGTTCTAGCTAACAAATCAGTGAATAACACTCTAACCTAACAAACAAAAATGCTATATCCCGAGTGCAAAGTTACTCTATCAAA encodes:
- the LOC113347042 gene encoding protein TRIGALACTOSYLDIACYLGLYCEROL 4, chloroplastic-like isoform X2, with the protein product MKKLRWAMDGAFWDLDISTPITVDGLARPIPGDTTIPLGLSRGTKLSRPKQIDFMQRFMAMPFVPSYSGDLDKGGNGFTLQRVLNLPLGENWFATMLGQFNVQKLVASMKEISKQQPQDSSWRKNLGKHFCDKSLYALGLCSEISIGPDDTLLLSSELSGGDKKSRRNKAVFHHKHNLTAEAVWPGLFVDKHGTYWDVPFLMEVDFASVASNSGTSCHLCVHHNSGSPKQFEGNQIDQIPQVLLPGLSVKTALSFKKNVDVWRSKAGKLKMVQPFDVFLSDPHISASGCIGTVITASHGGNPVGSQGEDEPHSVGGISFRGGPDNKSAILADLFATISCTAQHGNFQRLCLDLTRLHARLDFPSGSKFLTGSVNLARDLYNSKPLDMQAVQAICPDITVSLQQQIFGEFSFRMDSKVALDIKSRESYGARIDDTIFAFEYALKVLGSAKAVAWYSTKQREAMVELRFFET
- the LOC113347042 gene encoding protein TRIGALACTOSYLDIACYLGLYCEROL 4, chloroplastic-like isoform X1 encodes the protein MKKLRWAMDGAFWDLDISTPITVDGLARPIPGDTTIPLGLSRGTKLSRPKQIDFMQRFMAMPFVPSYSGDLDKGGNGFTLQRVLNLPLGENWFATMLGQFNVQKLVASMKEISKQQPQDSSWRKNLGKHFCDKSLYALGLCSEISIGPDDTLLLSSELSGGDKKSRRNKAVFHHKFLQHNLTAEAVWPGLFVDKHGTYWDVPFLMEVDFASVASNSGTSCHLCVHHNSGSPKQFEGNQIDQIPQVLLPGLSVKTALSFKKNVDVWRSKAGKLKMVQPFDVFLSDPHISASGCIGTVITASHGGNPVGSQGEDEPHSVGGISFRGGPDNKSAILADLFATISCTAQHGNFQRLCLDLTRLHARLDFPSGSKFLTGSVNLARDLYNSKPLDMQAVQAICPDITVSLQQQIFGEFSFRMDSKVALDIKSRESYGARIDDTIFAFEYALKVLGSAKAVAWYSTKQREAMVELRFFET
- the LOC113347042 gene encoding protein TRIGALACTOSYLDIACYLGLYCEROL 4, chloroplastic-like isoform X3; the encoded protein is MLGQFNVQKLVASMKEISKQQPQDSSWRKNLGKHFCDKSLYALGLCSEISIGPDDTLLLSSELSGGDKKSRRNKAVFHHKFLQHNLTAEAVWPGLFVDKHGTYWDVPFLMEVDFASVASNSGTSCHLCVHHNSGSPKQFEGNQIDQIPQVLLPGLSVKTALSFKKNVDVWRSKAGKLKMVQPFDVFLSDPHISASGCIGTVITASHGGNPVGSQGEDEPHSVGGISFRGGPDNKSAILADLFATISCTAQHGNFQRLCLDLTRLHARLDFPSGSKFLTGSVNLARDLYNSKPLDMQAVQAICPDITVSLQQQIFGEFSFRMDSKVALDIKSRESYGARIDDTIFAFEYALKVLGSAKAVAWYSTKQREAMVELRFFET